The DNA segment CATTAGACGGAAAGAAAGGAGCTTTGTGAAATGGCAGCGAGCAAGCCGGTCAGGCCCATCAAAATTCTCCTGGTAGAAGGCAACCCCGGGGCCGTGGATCTTGTTGCCGAGATGCATGCCGAACTTGCATCAGCCGAATATCATATTAAAAAAACAGAAAAGCTGGCCGATGCCCTTGGGCAGTTGCAAACCGATTTTTATGATATTGTTCTGCTGGATCTGAACCTCCCGGACAGCCGGGGCCTTGAAACACTGCAAAGCCTTAAGGGGGCGGCCCCCCTGATGCCGGTTGTGGTGATGACCAACCTTGATGACGAGGAAACCGGCCTCGCCACCGTCCACGAAGGGGCCCAGGATTATCTGGTAAAAGGCAGAATCGACAGCGCCGTGCTCCGGCGGGTAATCCGATACGCCATTGAACGGCAGGAATCGGTCAGGCAGATTCAGCGCTTAAACAATATCTTGTCCGCCATCCGTCATATCAACCATCTGATTGTCCGGGAAAAAGACCGCCAGCGCTTAATTGAGCAAGGCGTACGCCCCATGGTGGATTTCGGCGCCTGGGATACGGCCTGGATTGTGCTTTTTGATAATTCAGGCCAGCCTGAAGCCTGGGCCGAAGCCGGGATCGGGGAGGCCTTTTCCGGGTTGATCGAAGGGTTTAAGCAGGGCCGTCCCCCGGCATGCGCCCGGGAACTTTTTGCACAGGGCGCTGAAGAGATATTTTTCAGCCATGACCGGCATTCGGTATGCGGGGAATGCCCCCTGGAACCGCAAATCCAGGGCGGCACCTGCATGAGCTGCCGGCTTCGAAATAACGGCCAGGAATTCGGCATGATCACCGTGGCCCTGAAAACCCAGGCCGCGCAGGAAAATGAACTGGAACTGGTCAAGGAGGCGGCCGGCGATATTAGCCTGGGGCTTCACGGCATCCGCATCGAGGAGCAGAAAAATGCCGCAGAGGAGCAGTTTCAGCGGATGTTTTATGAATCCACCTTTCCGGTCATGCTCCATGCCGAAGACGGCGAAGTCCTTGCCGTCAATAAGGTATGGCGGGATCTGACCGGCTATCGCCATGACGAAATTCCGACCATCGGGGACTGGACCGAAAAGGCTTACGGTGAGCAAAAGAATGAAATAAAGGCCAGTATCGAAGAGCTTTATGAGCTAAACCGGCGCCGGGATGAAGGTGAGTTTGTCATCCAAACAAAAGACAGACAACAGAGAACCTGGCGGTTTTATACCACCCCCCTGGGTGGTCTGCCGGACGGCCGGCGCATCGTCATGAGCCAGGCTGACGATGTCACGGAACAGAAACAGGCGAAAATCTATCGGGAGCACTATATCCAGGAGCTCCAATTGGTGAGCGATACGATTATCCAGGGCAGCCGGGTGACAGACATTGATGCCCTGTGTCAGCTCCTGGGTGAAACGATCCATGGGGTCAATCCCCGGGCATATGTGCTGGTTTCTTTGTATGATCGAAAAGAGAAAGCGATCAAGCTGAAGTCCATGCATGGCCTGGAGGCATTGATGGACGGGGCGACAGATTACCTGGAGATGCTCCGGGATATTAATTTAAGGCCTGAGGAAATGGGCGAAGAGGCGGAGCTTTATACCACCGGACTGCTTGAACAGATTCCGGGCGGGCTATATCAGCTTATGGCGGAAAAAATTCCAATGGAAACATGCCGGGAGATGGAAGCCCTGCTGGATATCGGCTCGGTATATACCATCGGTTTTGCCCTTGACGACAGGCCCTATGGGGGGGTGTCCCTGCTTTTAAAAAAAGGTGAGGACCTTGGGTTCCGGTATGCCATTGAAACCCTGGTTAGCCATTTTTCGGTGATTATCAATCGGCAGCAGACAGAAGAAGAACGAAAAATGCTTGAATCCGAGCTTCGGCAGGCCCAGAAGCTTGAAGCCATCGGCACCCTGGCGGGCGGCATCGCCCACGATTTCAACAACATCCTGACCGCCATCATCGGCTATTCCGAATTGCTGCTGGAAGATGCGGAAAAGGGAACCCTCTTTGAACAAAATCTCAGCCAGATTTACGCGGCCGGGGCCCGGGCCAGGGATCTGGTCAAGCAGATCCTCACCTTCAGCCGACAGACAGAGTCGGATATGGTGCCCCTGAATGTCAATCTGCTGGTCAAGGAATCCATGAAGCTGCTCCGGGCATCGCTGCCGAAATCCATTGAAATCAAACAGGAGATAGAAACCGACATTTTAGTCAGCGGCGATCCGGGGCAAATTCACCAGATCATCATGAATCTCTGCACCAATGCCGCACAGGCCATGGAAAACAGTGGGATAATGACAATCCGGCTTCGAAAAGTGGACCTGGATGCGCACTTTACCGCCTCGCACTTCGGCATGAAACCCGGGAAACACGTGGCTTTGAGTGTCTCGGATACCGGTCCCGGTATTGACCCGGGGCTTATTGACAAAATTTTTAATCCGTTTTTTACCACAAAATCTGAGGAAAAAGGCACGGGTCTTGGGCTTTCGGTTGTTCATGGCATTGTTGAAGGCCATCACGGTATGATCGATGTGGCAAGTCAGCTGGGGCAAGGCAGTGAATTCATCGTTTACCTGCCGGCTGCCGAGTTTGCGCCAACCCAAACAAAAGCAACAGAAAAAGAACTCCCCAAAGGTTCAGAGAGAATTTTGTTTGTGGATGATGAGCATCCGATTGCCGAGATGGTGGAGCAGCAACTGATAAACCTTGGCTATACCGTGGAGGTCCGCACAAGCAGCATTGAAGCATTGGAACGGTTCCGGGAAAGTCCGGGGGATTTCGATCTGTTGATTACGGATATGGCCATGCCCGAGATGACGGGTATTATCCTGATCAAAGAGGCTCGCCGCTTGCGCCCGGATCTGCCGGTTATTCTCTGTACCGGCTTCAGTGAACAGATCAATGAAGAAATGGCAAAAGAAATGGGTGTATCCGCATTTCTGCTAAAACCCATTGTCCGGGACGAAATGGCAGCCGCGATCCGTGAGGCATTAGACACCTGAAAAGTGGTTAACGGCTGAGGAGCCCAAACCCTGATTCGGCGGGCGCAGTGGTTAATGGCAGGCATGGTGGTTAATGGCGGGCGCAGGGTCGGCCGCCGTGCCGGCCGACAAATGGGCGGGCACGGTGACCCGCCCTACAATAGGAGATGCCAGGGACCAACCGTCGTAGGGTCGGCCACCGTGCCGGCCCAAAATGATCGGCAAGCACGATGCTTCGCCATACAGCAGGATGTGCCTGCGGCCCAAACCGTCGTAGGGCCGGCCACCGCGCCGGCCAAATTGATGGCGGGCACGGTGACCCGCCCTACAGCAGGATATCCCAGGGACCAACCGTCGTAGGGCCGGCCACCGCGCCGGCCGATAAATGCGGCCACCGCGCCGGCCCAACAACGCCAATGAACACATGACTGTTCAAAAATAAATTTAATGGCCCGCAGAAGAAAAAACATACGGCTTCCGCGAGAACAATACGAAATCCCCGCCCGGATTTTCAGCATGACCATTTGTACATTTAACCGCCGTCCCTTATTTCAAAACGAAAATTACGCCCAAAAAATAATTCACACACTGCAATCCGGCCCCTTTGGCGAACAGACAAAACGCTATGCGGTTTGCCTGATGCCGGACCATCTGCATATAATGAT comes from the Desulfobacterales bacterium genome and includes:
- a CDS encoding response regulator; the protein is MAASKPVRPIKILLVEGNPGAVDLVAEMHAELASAEYHIKKTEKLADALGQLQTDFYDIVLLDLNLPDSRGLETLQSLKGAAPLMPVVVMTNLDDEETGLATVHEGAQDYLVKGRIDSAVLRRVIRYAIERQESVRQIQRLNNILSAIRHINHLIVREKDRQRLIEQGVRPMVDFGAWDTAWIVLFDNSGQPEAWAEAGIGEAFSGLIEGFKQGRPPACARELFAQGAEEIFFSHDRHSVCGECPLEPQIQGGTCMSCRLRNNGQEFGMITVALKTQAAQENELELVKEAAGDISLGLHGIRIEEQKNAAEEQFQRMFYESTFPVMLHAEDGEVLAVNKVWRDLTGYRHDEIPTIGDWTEKAYGEQKNEIKASIEELYELNRRRDEGEFVIQTKDRQQRTWRFYTTPLGGLPDGRRIVMSQADDVTEQKQAKIYREHYIQELQLVSDTIIQGSRVTDIDALCQLLGETIHGVNPRAYVLVSLYDRKEKAIKLKSMHGLEALMDGATDYLEMLRDINLRPEEMGEEAELYTTGLLEQIPGGLYQLMAEKIPMETCREMEALLDIGSVYTIGFALDDRPYGGVSLLLKKGEDLGFRYAIETLVSHFSVIINRQQTEEERKMLESELRQAQKLEAIGTLAGGIAHDFNNILTAIIGYSELLLEDAEKGTLFEQNLSQIYAAGARARDLVKQILTFSRQTESDMVPLNVNLLVKESMKLLRASLPKSIEIKQEIETDILVSGDPGQIHQIIMNLCTNAAQAMENSGIMTIRLRKVDLDAHFTASHFGMKPGKHVALSVSDTGPGIDPGLIDKIFNPFFTTKSEEKGTGLGLSVVHGIVEGHHGMIDVASQLGQGSEFIVYLPAAEFAPTQTKATEKELPKGSERILFVDDEHPIAEMVEQQLINLGYTVEVRTSSIEALERFRESPGDFDLLITDMAMPEMTGIILIKEARRLRPDLPVILCTGFSEQINEEMAKEMGVSAFLLKPIVRDEMAAAIREALDT